One Nitrosomonas sp. PY1 DNA window includes the following coding sequences:
- the atpG gene encoding F0F1 ATP synthase subunit gamma yields the protein MAGSREIRNKIKSVKNTQKITRAMEMVAASKMRKAQDRMKKARPYGEKIRNVAAHMSGANTEYRHPFLIERDTVKRVGIIVVTSDKGLCGGLNTNVLRKALNQMKIWQSEGEQIEVCCIGNKGLGFMSRINATVISQIVGLGDTPDMERLIGAVKVMLDGYTQDRFDRVFIYYNRFINTMKQEPVMEQLLPLTDERIHSGKKEDDTSRVTWDYLYEPEAKPVIDDLMIRYIEAIVYQAVAENMASEQSARMVAMKAASDNAGNVIDELTLIYNKSRQAAITKELSEIVGGAAAV from the coding sequence ATGGCTGGCAGTAGAGAAATACGTAATAAGATTAAGAGTGTAAAGAATACGCAAAAAATCACGCGTGCTATGGAAATGGTAGCGGCGTCAAAAATGCGGAAGGCTCAAGATCGTATGAAAAAGGCTAGACCTTATGGAGAGAAAATTCGTAACGTTGCTGCGCATATGAGCGGTGCGAATACCGAGTATCGCCATCCGTTCTTGATAGAAAGAGATACCGTTAAACGAGTTGGAATTATTGTTGTTACTTCGGATAAAGGGCTTTGTGGTGGATTGAATACTAATGTTTTGCGCAAGGCTCTCAATCAAATGAAGATTTGGCAATCAGAGGGCGAGCAAATCGAAGTCTGTTGCATAGGTAACAAAGGCTTAGGATTTATGAGTCGTATCAATGCGACCGTTATTTCGCAGATTGTTGGTCTGGGCGATACACCTGATATGGAAAGACTTATCGGGGCAGTCAAAGTAATGCTAGATGGTTACACGCAAGATCGCTTTGATCGAGTCTTCATTTATTATAATCGCTTTATTAATACTATGAAGCAAGAGCCTGTTATGGAGCAACTTCTTCCTTTGACTGATGAACGTATTCATAGCGGTAAAAAAGAGGATGACACATCGAGAGTTACATGGGATTATCTTTATGAGCCAGAAGCAAAACCGGTTATTGATGATCTGATGATTCGGTATATTGAGGCTATCGTTTATCAAGCTGTTGCTGAAAATATGGCTTCAGAGCAATCTGCGAGAATGGTGGCTATGAAGGCTGCTTCGGATAACGCTGGAAACGTTATAGATGAATTAACATTGATTTATAACAAATCTCGACAAGCGGCGATTACAAAAGAATTGTCCGAAATTGTCGGTGGCGCTGCTGCCGTTTAA
- the atpA gene encoding F0F1 ATP synthase subunit alpha, producing the protein MQLNPSEISELIKKRIEGLADTAEIRTQGTVVSVTDGIVRIHGLSDVMQGEMIEFPGNTYGLALNLERDSVGAVIMGAYEHIREGDVVKCTGRILEVPVGEGLLGRVVNALGQPIDGKGPITAVKSEPIEKIAPGVIWRKSVDQPVQTGLKSVDAMVPVGRGQRELIIGDRQTGKTAVAIDAIINQKGQNMLCIYVAVGQKASSIANVVRKLEEHGAMEYTIVVAATASESAAMQFISPYSGCTMGEYFRDIGQDALIVYDDLTKQAWAYRQISLLLRRPPGREAYPGDVFYLHSRLLERAARVSTDYVEKATNGKVKGKTGSLTALPIIETQAGDVTAFVPTNVISITDGQIFLETDLFNAGIRPAINAGVSVSRVGGAAQTKVIKKLGGGIRLALAQYRELAAFAQFASDLDEATRKQLERGKMATELMKQPQYATLSVSEMALTLFTINNGYYDDVEVKRALAFESALKSYIRSQHGAILEKIEKNKELDAETEKQLNAAIQEFKQNGTY; encoded by the coding sequence ATGCAGTTAAACCCATCCGAAATCAGTGAGCTGATTAAAAAAAGGATTGAAGGACTCGCCGATACAGCGGAGATCCGTACACAGGGAACGGTAGTATCTGTTACAGATGGTATCGTCAGAATTCATGGTCTTTCAGATGTGATGCAAGGAGAGATGATAGAGTTCCCGGGAAATACCTATGGTCTGGCACTTAACCTTGAGCGTGACTCAGTGGGCGCGGTTATCATGGGTGCCTATGAACATATACGTGAAGGCGATGTTGTTAAGTGTACTGGACGTATTCTAGAAGTTCCAGTAGGGGAAGGTTTGTTGGGGAGAGTTGTTAACGCTTTAGGGCAGCCGATAGATGGAAAAGGTCCAATAACGGCGGTGAAGTCTGAGCCGATTGAAAAAATTGCTCCCGGTGTAATATGGAGGAAATCGGTTGATCAACCTGTGCAAACAGGTTTGAAGTCTGTCGATGCGATGGTGCCGGTTGGACGTGGACAGCGAGAGTTGATTATCGGTGATCGGCAGACAGGAAAAACTGCGGTAGCAATTGATGCGATTATTAACCAAAAAGGCCAAAACATGTTGTGTATCTATGTTGCGGTCGGTCAAAAAGCTTCATCAATTGCAAATGTGGTTCGGAAACTCGAAGAACATGGCGCTATGGAATATACCATCGTGGTTGCAGCGACAGCATCTGAGTCTGCTGCAATGCAATTTATATCACCTTACTCGGGCTGTACAATGGGTGAATATTTTCGCGATATAGGTCAAGATGCGCTGATTGTGTATGATGATTTAACTAAACAAGCTTGGGCTTATCGTCAAATTTCATTATTATTAAGACGTCCACCCGGACGAGAAGCTTATCCAGGTGATGTTTTCTACCTGCATTCGCGTTTGCTTGAAAGGGCTGCCCGCGTAAGTACTGATTATGTTGAGAAGGCGACCAATGGTAAAGTAAAGGGTAAAACAGGATCACTTACCGCTTTGCCTATTATTGAAACGCAAGCCGGAGACGTGACTGCATTTGTTCCTACTAATGTCATTTCGATTACCGATGGACAAATATTTTTAGAGACGGATTTATTTAATGCCGGCATACGCCCTGCAATTAATGCGGGGGTGTCAGTTTCTCGTGTGGGAGGGGCTGCGCAGACTAAGGTTATTAAAAAGCTCGGTGGAGGTATTCGCTTGGCATTAGCGCAATATCGAGAATTGGCAGCATTTGCACAATTTGCATCGGATTTGGATGAGGCGACCAGAAAACAACTTGAACGCGGAAAAATGGCAACTGAACTGATGAAGCAACCGCAGTATGCTACTTTGAGCGTATCGGAAATGGCGCTTACATTGTTTACCATTAATAACGGTTATTATGATGATGTCGAAGTGAAGCGTGCTTTGGCTTTTGAGTCTGCATTGAAAAGCTATATTCGCAGTCAACACGGTGCAATTTTAGAGAAAATCGAAAAAAATAAAGAACTGGATGCGGAAACAGAAAAGCAACTAAATGCGGCAATTCAAGAATTCAAGCAAAACGGAACTTACTAA
- a CDS encoding LysR family transcriptional regulator: protein MDRFENMNAFVHVVEAGGISAAADRMNVAKSVVSRRLKELEEHLGVELFHRTTRQMNLTDTGRAFYQQCVRILEDVLEAEHAMSQFHGSLKGSLKVAMPLSFGLLHLGSAIHEFLHLHPDIEFNLDLNDRQVDLLTEGFDLAIRIANLPDSSLIARRLSSIQAVMCASPAYLEHMGVPQTPQQLIHHRCLVYNLISNFDQWDLYDGDGQLTSVKIVPYLKASNGEFLRDAAVAGLGILLLPTFIVYQEIERGALIPLLTEFHAPQLTAYAIYPQTRHLSQRVRALVDFLIERFEGTPYWDVCLQGEKKTGDRVA from the coding sequence ATGGATCGATTTGAAAATATGAATGCTTTTGTGCATGTGGTTGAAGCTGGCGGCATCAGTGCCGCGGCGGATCGCATGAATGTGGCGAAATCTGTAGTCAGCCGCCGTTTAAAAGAATTGGAAGAGCACCTTGGTGTTGAATTATTTCACCGCACTACTCGGCAGATGAATTTGACCGATACCGGGCGCGCATTTTATCAACAGTGTGTGCGTATTCTCGAAGACGTTCTTGAAGCCGAACACGCCATGTCACAGTTTCATGGTTCGCTAAAAGGTAGCTTGAAGGTGGCTATGCCATTGAGTTTTGGTTTGCTGCATTTGGGGTCGGCCATTCATGAGTTTTTACACCTGCATCCAGACATTGAATTCAATTTGGATTTGAATGACCGCCAAGTCGATTTGCTGACCGAAGGTTTCGATTTGGCCATTCGTATCGCCAACCTGCCGGATTCCAGCCTGATTGCACGCCGGCTGTCGTCAATTCAAGCCGTGATGTGCGCCAGTCCTGCGTATCTCGAACATATGGGGGTGCCACAAACACCGCAGCAACTCATTCATCACCGTTGCCTGGTGTATAACCTAATCAGCAATTTCGATCAGTGGGATTTATACGATGGCGATGGACAGTTGACTAGCGTCAAAATTGTTCCGTACTTAAAAGCCAGTAATGGGGAATTCCTTCGGGATGCCGCCGTTGCCGGCTTAGGGATCCTATTACTGCCGACGTTCATTGTCTACCAGGAAATCGAGCGTGGCGCATTGATTCCGCTATTGACTGAATTTCACGCGCCACAACTGACTGCTTATGCTATTTATCCGCAGACCAGGCATTTGTCGCAACGCGTCAGGGCATTGGTCGATTTTCTGATTGAACGGTTTGAAGGGACGCCGTACTGGGACGTGTGTTTGCAAGGTGAAAAAAAGACCGGAGATCGTGTCGCTTAA
- the glmU gene encoding bifunctional UDP-N-acetylglucosamine diphosphorylase/glucosamine-1-phosphate N-acetyltransferase GlmU: MKSTSISNKLNIVILAAGAGKRMQSILPKVLHTLAGNSLLQHVINTARRLLPNKICIVIGHGGEAVRKAILDDDLIWITQEQQLGTGHAVMQALPHLDKEEQTLVLYGDVPLINIATLEKLIQATKNEQCALMTAVLPDATGYGRIVRDVKSKGITAIVEQKEANHEQLAIREINTGIMLIPNQYLHEWLPELKNSNAQQEYYLTDVIGMAAKLGIEIASAQPLNTWEVMGVNNKRQLAELERIYQGERANELLEQGVKLIDPGRIDIRGSLSCESDVEIDVNCIFEGNVVLGKGVKIGANCILKNVTVAADTHIHPYSLIEDTEIANDCRIGPYARIRPGTKLSSKVHIGNFVEVKNSQIALGTKANHLSYIGDSIIGKGVNIGAGTITCNYDGANKYQTIIEDDVFVGSDTQFVAPVRISKGSTIGAGSTITKDTPENTLTLARSKQVSISGWKRPVKKANK, translated from the coding sequence ATGAAATCCACATCTATTTCGAATAAGCTCAATATCGTCATTCTAGCGGCTGGAGCTGGAAAACGAATGCAATCCATCCTTCCAAAAGTGTTACATACCCTGGCAGGAAATTCATTGTTACAGCATGTGATTAATACTGCTAGGCGGTTACTTCCTAATAAAATTTGCATTGTAATTGGCCATGGTGGTGAAGCGGTTAGGAAAGCGATTCTAGACGATGATTTAATTTGGATAACCCAGGAGCAGCAACTAGGTACAGGGCACGCTGTGATGCAAGCCTTGCCACATCTCGATAAAGAAGAGCAAACGCTGGTGCTCTATGGTGACGTACCTTTAATTAATATAGCTACGCTGGAAAAATTAATACAAGCTACAAAAAACGAGCAATGTGCTCTCATGACTGCAGTACTACCTGATGCAACAGGATATGGGCGTATTGTTAGGGATGTCAAATCAAAAGGTATTACGGCGATCGTAGAACAAAAAGAAGCCAATCATGAACAATTAGCTATTCGTGAAATTAATACTGGGATTATGTTGATTCCTAATCAGTATTTGCATGAATGGTTACCTGAACTGAAAAATAGTAATGCGCAGCAAGAGTACTACTTGACCGATGTTATCGGTATGGCAGCAAAACTTGGTATTGAAATAGCATCTGCTCAACCCCTCAATACTTGGGAAGTGATGGGTGTCAACAACAAACGACAACTAGCTGAATTAGAGAGAATTTATCAGGGAGAACGTGCTAACGAACTACTTGAACAGGGTGTAAAGCTCATCGATCCGGGTCGAATTGATATACGTGGCAGCCTTTCCTGTGAATCTGATGTGGAAATTGATGTAAATTGCATTTTTGAGGGTAACGTAGTGCTTGGTAAGGGTGTAAAGATTGGCGCCAACTGTATACTAAAGAATGTTACTGTCGCTGCTGATACTCATATTCACCCATATAGCTTAATTGAAGATACGGAAATTGCGAATGATTGCAGAATCGGTCCTTACGCGCGGATACGTCCTGGTACAAAACTTTCTAGTAAAGTTCATATTGGCAATTTTGTCGAAGTAAAAAATAGTCAAATTGCGTTAGGAACTAAAGCAAATCATCTCAGCTATATTGGTGATTCGATTATAGGAAAAGGTGTCAATATCGGCGCTGGAACCATTACATGTAACTACGATGGTGCTAATAAATATCAAACCATCATAGAAGATGATGTTTTTGTGGGATCGGATACACAGTTTGTTGCACCTGTTAGAATCTCGAAAGGTTCTACAATTGGTGCTGGATCAACGATTACTAAGGATACTCCTGAGAATACATTGACTTTAGCGAGATCGAAGCAAGTCAGTATTTCTGGGTGGAAACGTCCTGTAAAGAAGGCTAATAAATAG
- the glmS gene encoding glutamine--fructose-6-phosphate transaminase (isomerizing), protein MCGIVGAIAKVNVVPILLEGLSRLEYRGYDSAGFVVTKNGLLDRVRTQGRVAELSKLAANSDKQGFSGIAHTRWATHGEPSERNAHPHFSERKSKIAVVHNGIIENHEDIRTELKKHGYEFLSDTDTEVIVHLIAFKLEQEKDLFKAVCLSLTELHGAYAIAVMEETDPERIIVARNGAPLLIGVGENGNYIASDTSALLQATRKIIYLEEGDVAEINTHGYRIVNCLNNHLGEPVERLIHESHLSNESLELGPYAHFMQKEIFEQPSAVGNTLEMVFNAQSISPNLFGSEAKEIFSQTKGILILACGTSYHAGLVARYWFETVAGMPCNVEIASEYRYRDPIADPNTLVIGISQSGETADTLAALNYAKKLGHQYSLAICNVPESALVRQTNLRFLTRAGPEIGVASTKAFTTQLASLLLLIITLAKLHRSLSADIEQQMIAALRHLPVALQHALQVEPQVKAWAKKFSEKRHALFLGRGVHYPIAMEGALKLKEISYIHAEAYAAGELKHGPLALVDNEMPIVTIAPNDQLLGKLKSNLQEVHARGGELYVFADADSHIEESKNIHVIRLSEHAGLLSPILHTIPLQMLAYHVALEKGTDVDKPRNLAKAVTVE, encoded by the coding sequence ATGTGTGGAATAGTTGGTGCAATCGCTAAAGTAAATGTCGTACCAATATTATTAGAAGGATTATCACGTCTTGAATACCGTGGTTACGATTCAGCGGGATTCGTTGTAACAAAAAATGGTTTGTTGGATAGAGTCCGTACCCAGGGTCGTGTAGCTGAGTTGAGCAAGCTTGCAGCAAACAGCGATAAGCAAGGTTTTTCTGGTATTGCACATACCCGTTGGGCAACGCATGGAGAGCCTTCAGAGCGTAACGCGCATCCACACTTTTCTGAAAGAAAATCCAAGATTGCGGTAGTACATAACGGAATTATCGAGAATCATGAGGATATACGCACTGAACTCAAAAAACATGGTTATGAATTTTTATCGGATACTGATACCGAAGTCATTGTTCATTTGATCGCTTTTAAGCTTGAGCAAGAAAAGGATTTATTCAAAGCAGTTTGCTTATCGCTGACTGAATTACATGGCGCTTATGCCATTGCCGTGATGGAAGAAACTGATCCGGAGCGGATTATCGTTGCGCGAAACGGCGCTCCTTTACTGATAGGTGTGGGGGAGAATGGTAATTATATTGCTTCGGATACTTCTGCTTTGTTGCAGGCAACACGTAAAATTATTTATTTGGAAGAAGGTGATGTAGCTGAAATCAACACTCATGGTTATCGTATTGTAAATTGTTTAAACAATCATTTAGGTGAGCCAGTTGAACGCTTGATTCACGAAAGTCATTTATCCAACGAATCACTTGAGTTAGGGCCTTATGCGCACTTCATGCAAAAAGAAATATTTGAGCAACCGAGTGCAGTGGGTAATACTTTAGAGATGGTATTCAATGCCCAATCAATTTCTCCTAACCTATTTGGTAGCGAAGCAAAGGAAATATTTTCTCAAACAAAAGGCATTCTGATTTTAGCTTGTGGTACCAGTTATCATGCTGGCTTGGTCGCACGATATTGGTTTGAGACAGTAGCCGGAATGCCTTGTAACGTTGAGATTGCCAGTGAATATCGTTATCGAGATCCAATTGCAGATCCGAATACATTGGTTATCGGTATTTCGCAATCCGGAGAGACTGCGGATACTTTGGCAGCATTGAATTATGCAAAAAAGCTTGGGCATCAATATAGCCTTGCAATTTGTAATGTACCTGAGAGTGCACTTGTACGGCAAACTAATTTGCGTTTTTTAACGCGTGCAGGACCGGAAATTGGCGTGGCATCGACGAAAGCGTTTACCACGCAACTTGCATCATTATTGTTATTAATTATAACCTTAGCAAAGCTTCATCGCAGTTTATCCGCAGACATCGAGCAGCAGATGATCGCAGCATTACGGCACTTACCAGTAGCATTGCAGCATGCTTTACAAGTTGAACCGCAAGTAAAAGCTTGGGCAAAGAAATTTTCAGAAAAGCGCCATGCGCTGTTTCTCGGGCGAGGTGTTCATTATCCTATTGCGATGGAAGGGGCGTTAAAGCTTAAGGAAATTTCTTATATTCATGCCGAAGCTTATGCAGCCGGGGAACTGAAACATGGTCCGCTTGCTTTGGTGGATAACGAAATGCCAATCGTTACAATTGCGCCTAATGATCAATTGCTCGGTAAGCTCAAATCAAATCTGCAAGAAGTTCATGCGCGCGGTGGAGAACTCTATGTATTTGCTGATGCTGATTCGCACATTGAAGAAAGTAAGAATATTCATGTAATTCGGTTATCCGAGCATGCGGGTTTGCTAAGCCCCATACTTCACACGATTCCGCTACAAATGTTGGCTTATCATGTGGCTTTAGAAAAAGGAACCGACGTTGATAAACCGCGCAATCTGGCGAAAGCAGTAACGGTTGAGTAA
- a CDS encoding F0F1 ATP synthase subunit epsilon: MGTVFHLDIVSAEESIYSGPVEFVVAPAQMGEIGVYPRHTPLLTRIKSGMVRIKAQLKDEELIYVSGGMLEVQPDVVTILADTAVRSHDLDEAKAIEAKKAAEEALKNRDSDIDYAKAQAELVEAVAQLAAIDNLRKRKH; the protein is encoded by the coding sequence ATGGGTACCGTTTTTCACCTTGATATTGTAAGTGCTGAAGAGTCGATTTATTCAGGCCCAGTTGAATTTGTGGTGGCTCCCGCTCAAATGGGAGAAATAGGAGTTTATCCGAGACATACTCCACTGTTGACTCGAATCAAATCTGGAATGGTGCGTATTAAGGCGCAATTGAAAGATGAAGAACTCATTTATGTCTCAGGTGGTATGCTCGAAGTGCAACCGGATGTAGTGACAATATTGGCTGATACTGCAGTTCGTAGTCATGACTTAGATGAGGCGAAGGCAATTGAGGCGAAGAAAGCTGCTGAAGAAGCATTGAAAAATCGTGATTCCGATATAGATTATGCTAAGGCTCAAGCGGAATTAGTAGAAGCTGTGGCACAATTAGCAGCAATTGATAATCTGAGAAAGCGTAAGCATTAA
- a CDS encoding pirin family protein, with protein sequence MDTAFINTARLIPAEAVREGAGVTVHRTIGGPALRNFDPFLLLDHISSDNPNDYIAGFPSHPHRGFSTFTYMIDGLMKHQDSMGNSGVLGPGSAQWMKAASGIIHSEMPEQQNGLLRGFQLWINLPSMSKMDQPEYQEFPEDAFPIVETPNYRLKVLIGHYARAQSPIEDSLTEVVHFDVQVNPGKQFHHVFSADNNSFAYVFEGTGHIDTQHISTHSLIVFDSEENILDFVAGSEGARMIVASGKPIEEPIMRHGPFVMNTREQIDRAMRDFQTNDFVRNRAWINRKS encoded by the coding sequence ATGGATACAGCATTCATCAACACCGCACGATTGATTCCCGCCGAAGCAGTACGGGAAGGCGCGGGTGTTACCGTGCATCGCACCATCGGTGGCCCTGCATTACGCAATTTCGATCCATTTTTATTACTGGATCACATCAGTAGCGACAATCCGAACGACTATATTGCCGGATTCCCGTCTCATCCACATCGTGGATTTAGCACGTTCACCTACATGATCGATGGCTTGATGAAACATCAGGACAGCATGGGCAACAGCGGTGTCCTCGGGCCTGGATCGGCACAATGGATGAAAGCGGCGAGCGGTATTATTCACTCTGAGATGCCAGAACAGCAAAACGGCTTATTGCGTGGCTTTCAATTGTGGATTAACTTACCTTCCATGAGTAAAATGGATCAACCGGAATATCAAGAGTTCCCAGAGGATGCATTTCCCATTGTAGAAACGCCAAACTATCGGTTAAAAGTCTTAATTGGCCACTATGCCAGAGCCCAATCGCCGATTGAAGATAGCTTGACTGAGGTGGTCCATTTCGATGTTCAGGTTAATCCTGGCAAACAGTTTCATCATGTTTTTTCTGCGGACAATAACAGCTTTGCGTATGTCTTTGAGGGAACTGGGCATATCGATACGCAGCATATATCAACACATTCATTAATCGTTTTTGACTCCGAGGAAAATATATTAGACTTTGTCGCTGGATCCGAAGGTGCGCGTATGATTGTCGCAAGTGGCAAACCCATAGAAGAGCCGATCATGCGCCATGGTCCGTTTGTCATGAACACACGGGAACAAATTGATCGAGCCATGCGTGATTTTCAAACCAACGATTTTGTGCGTAACCGTGCTTGGATAAATCGTAAATCATAA
- the atpD gene encoding F0F1 ATP synthase subunit beta: MSQGKIVQCIGAVIDVEFSRESIPKVYDALVMEGSELTLEVQQQLGDGVVRTIALGSSDGLRRGMIVENTGEQITVPVGTKTLGRIMDVLGRPIDEMGDIGSEHSMSIHRPAPAFDELSASTELLETGIKVIDLICPFAKGGKVGLFGGAGVGKTVNMMELIRNIAIEHSGYSVFAGVGERTREGNDFYHEMKDSKVLDKVALVYGQMNEPPGNRLRVALTGLTMAESFRDEGRDVLFFVDNIYRYTLAGTEVSALLGRMPSAVGYQPTLAEEMGRLQERITSTKTGSITSIQAVYVPADDLTDPSPATTFGHLDATVVLSRDIASLGIYPAVDPLDSTSRQLDPQVVGEEHYNTARAVQQTLQRYKELRDIIAILGMDELSAEDKLAVSRARKIQRFLSQPFNVAEVFTGSPGKYVSLKDTIKGFKGIVEGEYDELPEQAFYMVGSIEEAVEKAKTLQ, from the coding sequence ATGAGTCAAGGAAAAATTGTTCAGTGTATAGGTGCAGTCATTGATGTGGAGTTTTCGCGTGAATCGATTCCCAAAGTTTATGATGCGCTGGTAATGGAAGGATCCGAACTCACATTGGAAGTGCAACAGCAATTGGGTGATGGTGTCGTGCGTACTATTGCATTAGGTTCTTCTGATGGCTTACGTCGCGGTATGATAGTTGAGAATACCGGTGAGCAAATTACAGTTCCCGTCGGTACTAAAACACTTGGTCGTATCATGGATGTTTTGGGGCGTCCAATTGATGAAATGGGAGATATCGGTTCGGAGCATAGTATGTCGATACACCGTCCGGCTCCTGCCTTTGATGAGTTATCTGCATCGACTGAGCTATTAGAGACAGGAATTAAAGTAATTGATTTGATTTGTCCTTTTGCCAAAGGCGGTAAGGTTGGTCTGTTTGGTGGTGCGGGCGTTGGCAAGACAGTAAATATGATGGAGTTAATTCGAAACATCGCTATTGAGCATAGTGGTTATTCTGTGTTTGCTGGTGTTGGCGAACGAACACGAGAAGGTAATGACTTTTATCATGAAATGAAAGACTCTAAGGTTCTTGATAAGGTGGCGTTAGTATATGGGCAAATGAATGAGCCACCTGGAAACCGGTTGCGTGTGGCGTTGACAGGTTTAACAATGGCGGAATCTTTCCGTGATGAAGGTCGCGATGTTCTATTCTTTGTGGATAATATCTATCGCTATACGCTAGCAGGAACCGAAGTGTCAGCGTTGTTGGGTCGTATGCCTTCGGCTGTTGGTTATCAACCAACGTTGGCAGAGGAAATGGGGCGCTTACAAGAACGAATTACTTCAACCAAAACTGGATCGATTACATCCATACAAGCAGTTTATGTACCTGCCGATGATCTAACGGATCCATCTCCAGCAACAACTTTTGGACACTTAGATGCAACGGTTGTATTGTCGCGCGATATCGCATCCTTGGGGATTTATCCGGCCGTTGATCCCTTGGATTCGACATCACGACAATTAGATCCGCAAGTGGTAGGTGAGGAACACTATAATACAGCTCGCGCTGTGCAACAAACGCTTCAACGTTATAAAGAATTGCGGGATATTATTGCTATTTTAGGTATGGATGAGTTGTCGGCTGAAGATAAATTGGCTGTGAGTCGGGCTCGTAAGATTCAACGATTCTTGTCTCAGCCTTTTAACGTAGCTGAGGTCTTTACCGGATCTCCAGGGAAATATGTTTCACTTAAAGATACTATTAAGGGCTTCAAGGGTATTGTTGAAGGTGAATACGACGAGCTTCCAGAGCAAGCATTCTATATGGTTGGTAGCATTGAAGAGGCAGTAGAGAAAGCTAAAACGCTTCAATAA
- a CDS encoding DoxX family protein, which produces MEKITQVVARIMLGHLFLIAGWQKIGGYEGTQGYMESVGIPGMLLPLVILLELGGGLAVIIGWQTKLTAAALALFCIATAVLFHHNFSDQMQAILFMKNFAISGGLMLLAVYGAGACSLDNRRPKTE; this is translated from the coding sequence ATGGAAAAAATAACACAAGTCGTTGCAAGAATAATGTTGGGTCACCTATTTCTCATTGCCGGTTGGCAGAAAATAGGCGGTTATGAGGGCACACAAGGCTACATGGAATCGGTAGGAATACCGGGCATGCTGCTGCCGCTGGTAATACTATTAGAACTCGGAGGAGGGCTAGCCGTTATCATCGGATGGCAAACCAAGCTGACCGCGGCTGCGCTTGCACTGTTTTGTATTGCCACGGCGGTACTCTTCCATCACAATTTTTCTGACCAAATGCAAGCCATCCTGTTCATGAAAAATTTTGCGATTTCCGGTGGATTGATGCTGTTGGCGGTTTACGGCGCAGGTGCTTGCAGCTTAGATAATCGCCGTCCGAAAACCGAATAA
- a CDS encoding F0F1 ATP synthase subunit delta yields MAEAITVARPYAEALYKLSLKNKNLSQWSKMLQFAAKIAEDKRIKMLIDNPRVSAEQISKLFFDIGKSNFDNEAHNFLTLLAENKRITILPQISQLYEQLKAQYEGILEAKITSAFEIDAKQLKKLIDDLEQKFNCKIEPKVSIDPELIGGIKVEIGDEVFDASVRGKLEAMTVALKS; encoded by the coding sequence ATGGCTGAAGCGATTACGGTTGCGCGACCATACGCAGAAGCGCTTTATAAGCTGTCGCTGAAAAATAAGAATCTATCGCAATGGTCTAAAATGTTGCAATTTGCTGCGAAGATTGCTGAAGATAAGCGAATCAAGATGCTTATTGATAATCCGAGAGTATCAGCAGAACAAATTAGCAAGTTATTCTTCGATATCGGTAAAAGCAATTTTGATAACGAAGCGCATAATTTTCTTACGCTGCTTGCGGAAAACAAGCGAATAACGATATTGCCACAAATTAGTCAACTATATGAACAATTGAAGGCGCAGTATGAAGGTATTTTAGAGGCTAAAATTACTAGTGCCTTTGAGATAGATGCGAAGCAATTAAAAAAATTAATTGATGACCTTGAACAGAAATTTAATTGCAAGATTGAACCAAAAGTAAGTATTGATCCAGAGTTAATAGGTGGCATCAAGGTTGAAATTGGTGATGAAGTTTTCGATGCATCTGTTCGAGGTAAACTTGAAGCTATGACTGTTGCCCTTAAAAGCTAG